A genomic window from Fibrobacter sp. UWH6 includes:
- a CDS encoding DNA alkylation repair protein has protein sequence MNMTHRELVKKLFENQDLKYKDFHLPLVPGISSDSLIGVRVPILRKLAKEFFGTAKTSGKSQAGTARTVGGSVAKSAGSSIAPDVAEFMDALPHKYFEENHIHSMLLEHIKDFDECLARTEQFLPYIDNWAICDGKKPRALLKDVPQFLKRIQAWVKSDHPYVVRFGINMLMDLFLDDRYDPKFLKWVAAVDTAKFRSLPSGSPNGSAAVMAPNPRVAAATPAGVTLANPEYYVQMEVAWFFATALAKQWDDAVPYIEKRKLDPWTHNKAIQKSIESFRVTDEHKAYLRTQKV, from the coding sequence TTGAATATGACTCACAGGGAACTCGTCAAGAAACTTTTTGAAAATCAGGATTTGAAGTACAAGGATTTCCACCTGCCCTTGGTGCCGGGGATTTCCAGCGATTCCCTTATCGGGGTGAGGGTCCCTATACTGCGAAAGCTGGCCAAAGAATTTTTTGGTACTGCTAAAACTTCGGGCAAGTCGCAGGCTGGGACCGCGCGGACCGTTGGTGGGTCCGTCGCGAAGTCCGCGGGCAGTTCCATTGCGCCGGATGTGGCCGAGTTCATGGACGCGCTTCCCCACAAGTACTTCGAGGAAAACCATATCCATTCCATGCTGCTGGAGCATATCAAGGATTTTGACGAGTGCCTTGCCCGCACGGAACAGTTTTTGCCTTACATTGACAACTGGGCCATTTGCGATGGGAAAAAGCCCCGCGCCCTGCTGAAGGATGTTCCGCAATTCCTGAAGCGTATTCAGGCGTGGGTCAAGTCGGACCATCCTTATGTGGTGCGGTTCGGCATCAACATGCTGATGGACTTGTTCCTGGATGACCGTTACGACCCGAAGTTTTTGAAGTGGGTGGCCGCTGTGGATACGGCCAAGTTCAGGTCGCTGCCAAGTGGCTCACCTAATGGGTCGGCTGCGGTGATGGCGCCGAACCCGAGGGTGGCTGCTGCAACTCCCGCAGGCGTTACGCTTGCGAATCCCGAATACTACGTGCAGATGGAAGTGGCCTGGTTTTTCGCTACCGCCCTTGCAAAACAGTGGGACGACGCTGTGCCTTATATTGAAAAGCGAAAACTAGACCCGTGGACTCACAACAAGGCCATTCAGAAATCTATCGAAAGCTTCCGCGTGACCGACGAACATAAGGCCTATTTGCGGACGCAGAAGGTTTAA
- a CDS encoding bile acid:sodium symporter, whose translation MKNLRAILMPIAIILGILLPQASVLAPTLPFQIGTMMLLTFIGKVPPQEHGYTFKIEVRAFIASMLLLALLWISVEVFGLPRDVLLGGAIICLCPPANAAPAMAKMLGGNPVLALKIFLSGHLIACFSIPIIYGYLTGSEAGFAEIALRIFNSIQPIISIPLALALGVRSFYPEIADKVAKFSKYTIFIWTFSVFVILAKASRDVREMGFADLWNSGTLPLLAVVALVLCILQFVLGWFCDKKHPIESSQSMGQKNTTLVIWIASLYAGPVAAIAPTCYVVWQNLVLSYMSARVKPKK comes from the coding sequence ATGAAGAATTTGCGCGCTATTTTGATGCCGATTGCCATTATTCTTGGCATTTTGTTGCCTCAGGCCAGCGTTCTTGCGCCGACCCTCCCTTTCCAGATTGGAACCATGATGCTGTTGACCTTCATCGGCAAGGTCCCGCCCCAGGAACATGGTTATACCTTCAAGATCGAGGTTCGCGCCTTTATCGCCAGCATGCTGCTGTTGGCTCTGTTGTGGATTAGCGTAGAAGTTTTCGGCCTGCCCCGTGACGTTCTTCTGGGTGGCGCCATCATTTGCCTTTGCCCGCCGGCCAATGCGGCTCCTGCCATGGCCAAGATGCTGGGCGGAAACCCGGTGCTGGCTTTGAAGATCTTTTTAAGTGGGCACTTGATCGCCTGCTTCAGCATCCCTATTATATATGGTTACCTGACCGGTTCCGAGGCGGGTTTTGCTGAAATCGCCCTCCGAATTTTCAATTCTATCCAGCCGATTATTTCTATCCCGTTGGCCTTGGCTCTTGGGGTCCGCTCCTTCTACCCGGAAATTGCCGACAAGGTGGCGAAATTCTCCAAGTACACCATCTTCATCTGGACTTTCAGCGTCTTCGTGATTCTGGCCAAGGCTAGCCGCGATGTTCGCGAAATGGGTTTTGCCGATCTGTGGAATAGCGGCACCTTGCCCCTGCTTGCCGTTGTGGCGTTGGTCCTTTGCATTTTGCAGTTTGTGCTGGGCTGGTTCTGCGACAAGAAGCACCCCATCGAAAGTTCCCAGAGCATGGGCCAGAAGAATACCACTCTGGTCATCTGGATCGCAAGTCTCTATGCCGGCCCCGTAGCCGCCATCGCTCCCACCTGCTATGTGGTGTGGCAGAACCTGGTGCTTAGCTACATGAGCGCCCGAGTCAAGCCGAAGAAGTAG